Within Wyeomyia smithii strain HCP4-BCI-WySm-NY-G18 chromosome 2, ASM2978416v1, whole genome shotgun sequence, the genomic segment TGCCTTACAGATATAGTATCCTTATGTTTTGTTCATATCACTGTCAAGATGCGCGATTTTTGTTGTATTTGATTATTTTGCTATCTTTTCATGTCTCATCACTTTCGGTTGTGCTTTTGCCAAGCGTCATTGTCATCTTTTACCCGACTAAGGTTTTCTTCCACGCTATCTCTAACTTGTTTTTCGCTTCAGCACTGAACCCGTACTCATTGGTGAGAATGAGGATCTCAAAACTTGacccaaaaaaataaattgaatcgGCCTACTTTCCTAGGCTGTGGCAACGAAAACCGAATAAAAACCGCTAACTAAAGTCATGAACTGCAACGCCAACGTTTAGGTGTCCTTACACTTCATCTTCAGCAGCGGTTCCTTGAGACGATTCGGTTCTATGAAACAGGACCGAGATCGCAACAGTAACCGCTAGTTGGACGATCCGTTGGCGTTCTTCTGGGCGAGCGTCGATCCGGTGGTCGCCGCGGAGCCCGAGTTCGCGTTGGCCCCACTGGAAGAGATCAGCACGTTCGCCTTGGACGCTTCCCGTTCGGTGCCGTAAATTTTGCCCGCTTTCTTGGCCATCGAACCGAGCAGCTCCTGGCTTTCCTTGTGCGCACCGCGCAACGATAGCGCCCACTCTTTGAGGCCGATTTCGTCCTGTGGATGGGAGAAAGTTTGATGAATTGGTTGTGATGAAATTTATTAGGTTTTATTTGTCTTAGTTTTGTTACATTTCCATGTGAGTCTTATTTCGTTTTTATCTCAATTCTATCTttcgaattttattttcatttgactAAAGTTGTTTATAGCAATAATTGCGTCGTTTGCGATTATAGCAATAATTGAGTGATAATTCTGCTTATATTTTTCTTCATTCTGTTTAGTTTTTCATCGGATGAAGGCGTAAAGTAAGCAGATGATAGTCTATTTCTTGGCGCAGGACTACGTATTACTTTAGTAGTTTGGCATGCTGTGAAAAGTGTAATGAAACGCCTATTCATGCATATTACAATGAAACCACCAGGAGTCGATATCGAAGGGACCATCGACTCAAGGAAATATTGACTCATAGAATAAATTTCTAAAAACGTCAATTATTCATACAATAGATTGCATAGAGTTGTGCAcactattttttgttattttaaactcaagatatttttttttatttagcaaCAGGTGCCTAGAGTCAATACATGTTGCTTCGTGAATCTATCCGGACCGATTGTTTCTGATATAAATGCGAATTTGTTTGATATTGATAAagattttattttatgatattggTTGATCATTTAAAATCACAATTCTAAGAATATAACTCAAAAATGGCAATAATATGTCAAATATAATGTTATTAATAATGGtatgttttattgaaatactgTATTCGGCAATATAATAGATAGTAAAGCTGCAGTtctggagaaaaaaaattaccctgTAAAAGTAACTTTTCCTTTGGTAgcaagagttaaaaaaaaattctaagaaatgagagcatttttatatatcttGATGTCATGTGTCAAAATTTGCCGATATTAAAATGAGTTGAGGTCATCTAATAAAATATCTTTATTAGAGAGGTTTTCAGCTGGTTCGCTTCTGCTTTCAAAAGATTTCTTGTCTGAATCATAAATTCAGTTTGATATTAGGAAGCAAGATTTTTGCTAACTTTCAAGCTTCCGGTATTATTGCTGTAAAGTTTGTTGTTTCTTCTAGTTTCGCTAactaaatttgttaaaaatccAGTCTAGCCTATCATATTTGGAGCCAGTCAGCACATTATTCCttcatttcttagttttcttcatcttcaatttgaaaataacatcgGCTCGTAGAAACCAAACAACTAGCAAAGTTACCATGCGGGACCATCGAGCGGAGGAGGCatcgagtaatagaaatatctaCTACTGGGATTGAGTTTGCATGCGAAATCGAAGGGACTGACAATATCATCGAGTATAGGAAAATATCGACTCAtggaggtttgactgtattatgtaaacataaaaaatggtCTCGATTTGAAGGGCACATTCGACTCTatatattggtgcttattacgggagtcactttacggtgaaatcagagtgaagtgaatataGTCTTACAGCTtatacgggactcacgtaagtgaggaAAACGttgcaaagtgacatctgccgtgaaatctgagttactatgagtgtcatatcactgaagtgaaaatggaataagcgacgtttcgcgtgaaaTTATTTTACGACCATTTTGagtggtgaaatgattccacaaaGAAAGGATAAGCCaggaaaattgattgatttgtgatcttatggtaaatattggatttatttttcattaacgAAATGAATTAGAATTTGATCCTtgtctcaaagcggtcaaagttaaaattttttatcgatgaaaaaatgcatgccagttcatgaaattttggatgccggaaaaaaaaatttttgataaaaaatctcttaaaaaaatatattaaaaaaacggaaaattcgactttctgggactaaGAAATTTTCCAGCCGGAAAAccttctcatttcacttgtcctattctcaatttcacttcacggcgGTAATTTTTGTCATCTCATTTGagatggaatcgggaatagggtTAAAAAAGTGAAGCACTTGAGATAATTTttatcatgtttttgaattgagtttactcaaatatgaaaataacatattttgaaaattttctccaTATGTAGAACCGAACGTTCCCTGCAaattgagaccaagagatatatGTTATGTTTGCCCTGAAAAGAAcaataaacaaatgaaaaagctGTCGGATGAATGCAAGAGTGCAGCATtatgttgcgtgttgcatattgcagttgtgcgaATGGggaacaacaaaattctgtatgtGCTGAATTCACAACATGAATTCGAGATGttgctgtaaagtcgaattgatCATTCTTCTTCAGACGTTCCAACATTTCGAATGAAGTGTAATGGATTCTCTGAAGCGTTTCCAGATTTTTTGGCAGGACACACCGAACTTTTGTTTGAAATATTATTAGTTTTGTATATACCGCTATTTATGTTGTTGCCAGCACCCCCTCAGAATTCATTGAAACATTGTGAGTGTGTAGGCGTTACTACCCTATGCAACTTTGTATCCTTTTACTAAAATTTAtctggactaacatttgaaaagggctgattTCTTTCAATAAATCGTTATATTTGAAAAAGctttaaaaacattgaaaaaaagaaattaaaaactttgagatcctacactgaaaaaattttatatttttgaaacaaaaagtgattacGTTCATCGGTCAGTttcttgaaaataattttttagttagaCAATTTAgctgcctaaaacttttctggaAAATTTGAAGTGGGCATTCTTAACAAATGTATTTCATGTCTATGGAACATTCTTAACATGAAACTGTGATGGAcacggaaatttttttctagaaaaacttttttttaagagTACCCACGTTGATTTGTTCAAAAgaattttaggcaactaaattgcctatctgaaaaaatgttaaaaatctgAGATAACCGATTTTTTTAAAGTCACTTTtcgtttttataataaatttttccAGTGTTGGATctcaaattgattttttttaaatttttatttttttggttcaGATAATTTTCTAGACTTTTttagttcagataattttctagaggttggcaaatggctggacacgtgtgacttgagaccctattgtggccattcacctctgtccagcaactcctatcccaacctccacgtggtgccgaccagaatacgagtaacctcaacgaagatcgggtaaccaacccccggtggaaactatggtcgtatgctgactgggaaggaagtcgtacgcggctgtatccccataatAGGGGAGGCGTATAACAGCGACTGACCCGGAGCGGAcagctgaattatggaatgctgtatcccgccagctacacttaagatggcagccccatcagcaggatgtaggcaTCGCGATCCTGGTAAgctagcataccgaaacctgtctacaaccacgaacaacgaatttagaaatacggaacggatcaatcggcaaagaccttgGCTATGAACttggaaaaagattaaggtaaacgattggaaattggctacttggaacgtccgatctctcaataaaCCAGCGCGGGCTGGCATGCTTGttcgagaactacagcgacagggagtcgaaatcgcagcgattcagaaGGTTCGGTGGCCGAATTCCGGAGAAGggaaattccgtgcagtagaccctattgcacacacttctttcaagtaccacatctactacagtggcggcaaagcagcggaacggggcgtcggtttcgtagtgctgagaaatcagaaaacaagagtcatcagGTGGAGGcacgtagatgaccgtatatgcgtgttgaaaattaagggcaaattcttcaactacagtttaatcaacacctacgcaccgacaaacgacaaatccgatgaagtcaaaaatGAGCTCTATGAGAAGCTTgaacgaatctatgacgagtgcccaaaacacgaagTAAAAGTcatcatcggagacgcaaacgcacaggttgggagggaggaattcttccgtccggtcattggaaggcatagccttcactcgtcaaccaatgaaaacggcctgaggctgataaatttagccgcggccagaggaatggccatatgtagctcctattttccacgtttgaaatTTCGGAACACACCTgaaggcatccaaatggagaagcctgctcccagatcgtgTACGtgctgattgacggtcggcacttttcggatgttactgacgttaggtcttttcggggaccaaacattgactttgagcattatctcgtcgtttgtaacatccgcgcacggttgtcgaacgtgctgaaatctcgcacagagaggacgacgcgtttcaacattcagcaaTTGAAGgcgatggcgtggcagcagaatacgccagagagctggatcaacggatcgcagaacaacagtaggaaggagtggaagacataaatgggatgtggagcagtatccacggcgccatcgaaacgacgtgccagagagcgacagatgagaagaaccgtgccaagAGCCACATGCTcactacgcgtcagaacagagagaggtacagggggacaagagctgccgaaaatagaacccaccgtcggaagaagcgcgagtacgaggagcaggtgctcgccagcgcagaggacagctatctCAAAatgacgtgcggagattctagaGAACtatcaacagagtcagaagcaggagtTTCCCTGTGCcggccatgtgtaatgacaaggacggcaacctgcttactgataaaccgacggttgcagccaggtggaaggagaattatcaggcgctattgaatggtgaggagccggatgagcagagcaggaacaggatgaccattatgagtgacgaacaagctgtggagccaccaacacaggaggagatGAAAAAGacgattagtgagctgataaaCGGCAAAGCCGCtaggaaggacggtatcccggccgaacttctgaaagcgggaagcgagcggctgtactatgcgatccaccagagaATACTAAGGacctgggcggatgaacaaatgccgaacgactggttggaaggcctcatatgccctatctataagaagggccatcgataggattgtggcaactatcgaggcataacgttgctcaactccgcatataaagtgctctctcgtTTCCTGtttttcagattgagaccgttaacggaatttTTTGTTGGCGAATGCcaagctggttttcgacaggggcgttccacgacggatcaaatcttcaccctgcgacagatcctcgataagttccgggagtacaacttaccaaCTCACTAttgtttgtggatttcagggcggcatacgactcagtgaaaagaaacgagctgtggcagatcatgctggaacacggtttccctacgaaactaattaagctgagtcgtatgacgctgaagggatcgaaatcgtgcgtgcggctagctggcgagacatcagccgcgttcgtaacgttggatggactgaagcagggagatgcgctctccaacttgctgttcaacatcgctcttgaaggtgcagCACGAagagcaaaatggaaagaaatcgTACCGtttcacgaaatctcacatgcttcttggttttgcggacgacatcaatatcatcggtatcaaccgtaaggccgtggaggaggccttcgtacctaggaagcagcgagattgggacttgtcattaactctgccagaAGGACTTTAAATTGTaaactcggaacatggaactgtaaGTCGTTATGCTTTCCGGGCTGCGATAGGATTATCTACGACGAGTCAAATCCACGCAGCTTAGAAGTTGTAGCACGGCAGGACAGAACTGTGGCACTACCAACGAGCTGAGAACCGGTTTTGTAGTACCGGGAAGGATGCGTCAACGCGTGATTGAGTGGTACCCGAATAATGCTGGGATGTGTAAATTAAGGATTAAAaccaaacggtattgaagccacaaatagccgatttcgagccaccatttcgaattttaaaAGGCACAAGACTTAGTAACAgttaaagcatagtttacagttccaagcgaagtgaaaaatttgacaagtggaAAAGCGTACTTTTTCGcaagcgaaatctgtcgtgaaaacttgGTTGTGTAACAAACAGGTATTTCACCAACCTGCAGTCTACAGTTCATGCGAAGCGAAATTAACTAGTTTACACTTCGAGCGTAGTGAAAATTTGCAGGAACTAACGGAATACAAATGTACTGAAATGTCAAGTTTTCGCTAGAGGCTTCTCTTTTCACGAGTATGtacatgcgtgaaaaaagtaagctcaagtgaaaaagatgcaaTCCACACCTTTGATTTCACTGGAtcaaatttgtttacagttctaaGCAAAGTGAAATCTTCGCagcattttgtatgagattttcacttcgcttggaactctaaactaGGCTTAATCACATccatgtcacgaacgtcattcccatacattttgcttgaagccaattttctctggctctctggctcgatttcacgtcaaaaggctgtcagtgctttcgaaacagccgaataagctTCGTTCATGCAAGATCagctgttgctgcaagtggtgtgtagaaatctaaaaagcgaaaaatgtttttttttgtttcgttcgaTCTCTAGAtgttgtgcaggacataaatagATATGTCCAGACATGTTTCAACACTTTCTGGATCATAAattcaatattcatattgatATGTATTCATTAGAACTTTTCACGCGAAAAAAATGTGCAACAGcctatgcggcacaatgaacggagcttaagATCATATCATtaacagtagcgccatcatcatcggcggcggcttcaggccACAGTCGCCGTGACATGGGTCTGGGCTTAATGCGTCACCTGTAAAAATGCTTTTTCACGATTGCTGCGGTgaaacaaacataaaatagcggtttcacagggaacgcattatgtATTTCCAAGTtatgtgcttctgaaaattcgaagtgatggCTCGAAATCGGCCGTTTGTGGTTTCAATACCGTCCTACTTTAAAGACCGAATATTCaattacagcatcatcaacgtgcactgcccacacgagGCGAGATCCGACGACGAgtaggaagcgttctacgcgcagctggaacGAGTGTATAACGACTGCACTAGTAGGGACGTGAAAATTGTCTTCGGCGACATTAACACTCAGGAAGCACGGACGCAATGCATAAACCAGTgcaaactgggaaaaaatgaactcaAATTCCCACaaattagaagccgctgggctggcatcctgaaatatagcatttatcatgtaaaattggtcaacgaatcgattggtgatggtttcattaAGTGCACGTAAAATGGTATATTTcgccccttttcaccctatttttatgtatttttggaaatatatacCCTTTCCCGTgacctgcacagaatgaaattatcaccaatcgatttattgactaattttacataagaaatgctatatttttggttgccagcccagcggtttctaattagtgggaatttgggttcattttttcccagtgtgcagtgGTTGGGCCGAACAGCCTTCATGCCATATCGAAAGACAACGGTCaacggtgcgtaaactttgcagcCTTATGTGATATAATAGTCCGACACATGGCACTTTATGCCCCTTCAGTATTTTTCCCGAGGGGCAACGTATCATTTTGGCCCCCTCGATAATTCTCAAAGGTTGGCGActcttttttcggttttcttgatagtttaattttctaattTCAAACTTCACAACCCTCACGCCATTTTGCAAAGTTTTGGTCTACGATAGTTACTATCAAAACTGCCATTCCAATCACACGTCAAGACGTAGTGCACGCAAAAATTTTAAGCACTATATTTCTAGAATCAGAATAATCATATTTTCTCGAAGCTCTTTTGCCCCCCCAATAATTCTACTTAATCGGCGCCCATGGTTGTATACtatagtgtcggctgtgctgagGAAGTAAGGTAGTgtttggttgctcggtatgattttaACAATCCATCTTAATTACTAATTGTTTGAATAGTGGTTCCATcaattgtttgttttggttaCAAAAATTCAACCGCAAAATaaattctgatcgattgatgccaaaacctcgataatCTGATAAAATAGGACtgaaatataagcgctcaaatcCTAACCACTTTTTCCATGGTTGAATTacttgattttcaaattcaggaatCTAACTTCCAGATGGACGTAGTCCCAAATTTCCCAAAATATCGCGATTGTGTTATCAATTTCtactttcttttttcttttttttcgattcTTACAACATTTTTGTAAAATCCCAAGATgagatttttttagatttttttttccttttcctaCTTTTACTTCCCAATActcattttgaattgtaggggagctggtagccacaaggttacagagtccgccttgataagcagatggtcgtgagttcgaatcttgttATAGAAGCAGGTCATTTTTAATTatcaaaggacttaagcatgggttaattctcaggctcctcatcACCACCATCACCACTCTCTAGAATCACCTAGCGATAGAGAACATTTATATGCTTCTAAAATAATAACTTAGCTCTTGCATCGATAGAACTGATAGAGATAGAACCCAATACCCTCCACTCCGTTCTCGTAATGAAAtaacatttgtacgtctctgggATTGGGTTCTTTGGGTAGACAAACgcgcgcgtcgtcgctctctcgcaGTCGATAGAATTAGAATCGCGATACTACATACGGTGAAATTTCGAAAAGGAATGCGACACACACTAACACAAATCTCCTTCATAcgtgcttgtggagtgtgcaggaggagtatatccggctctctagtagcaacaagtatcgaactaactttcctttccttccttcctttgatctacgttctggatcGGCAGGCGTCgttactgatcagcatgcagggatcattggagatgcacatcgaatagCTAAAAATCCcaagcaataattgataaattcCATGTGCAATTCCGGTCgatcctggtcagtaacgaagtggtaaccggtggtgatcaatcaagcttcAAGCTCAATACTCATTTTGAATTGTATATATTGTAATCCCACGTTCCCGACCGGACATCTTTTTTTcgaagaagaatttttcgataaTTATGATTCCCCATTTCGGCTTCACAATTTTTGTAACTTCCCAGGTCTCAGTCTCAATATGATACcattaaattttcaattttctatttcaatcatctatcaagtctaaggccagtattttcttcttattttccgattattgtatttttttcaaaacctaATTCTAAATCCTCAACTCCTAGTTTTTTGTTGGTATAGAAATCACAACATTGGATTTTTAATCGATTTCAATTTTTGATATCTCAATTATCATATCTCAGTTTTCATTGCATAATTTCTAATTCACATTTCTCGAATTTCGTTTTgcaattcaatttaaattttaatttttaattccattttttttattaaattgtgtTCTTTCCAAGTAAAGTTCTTAATTTTATAACATGTTTGttattaattttcaaatattctCATTTTTACCCTATTCTCATCTCTTATctctcatttttcaaatattaattctTATTTCTGGTTGCTGATCTTTGCAATTTTTTCTTTCATCGAACAATTCGAAAATTCTTGTCTCaataaatttcacatttttcagtTCTCATTTCTAATCAATTCAAtactcattttttaattttaatactcaattcttattttgcattttacaatCTCAAATTGTTTGCTTTTCTTGCTAAATTCTCATTTCTCGGTTCCTAATTGTATATCCCAAAACATAGAGGAatgagaacaatttttttcactttgtgtGCTGCCCGTTTCTCAATGCTCGTTTCTTATTTTTCGATTATTctttttcaattataatttcGAAGTTCTTATTTTTCGATTCTTATTTTCCGTTTCTAACTTCACAGTTTCTAAATTCTCGCTTCTTAACACTGATCAATTCATAGTTCCTAGTTCATTTCTCAGTTTTGAATTGTGTCATAATAATTTTTCGGAATGGACACCGAAAACATTTAATTATTTTCCACTAGTGGTTTTGCTAACTTACCGACATCGTCAGAATCAGCTTGCCATCGCGAATGCCATCTCGGAATCGAATCTGTATGCACTGTTCATTCTTGAACTGCACAAAGTCTGCCGACACTTCCTCAACCTGATCCATAAACACTAGCTCTGGCTTTGTACTACCACTGTCCGTGTGCAGTTCTAACctggaaaaataaacaaacaacgaAGCAAAACGAAGATTAGCCAAATTTCACTTCCTGTGGTGTTCACCACCCAACTGACTAACCTATTCGGATAAAGCTTGGCGTACCGCGTCTGCCAAACGGATGCAAACGAGCCGCTGTACTTCTTGATATACCCGTGTAGTATGCAGTCCGAGTCCTTTTCGTCCGCATCGAAACGCTGCTTGTGTTTGGCCTTGCGCTTCTGTTCCAGTCGATCCGCCTCGTTGTTGACGGTTTCGAAGACAGTTTCCGACacttcctgctgccatctgttGACGAATAGAACGTTTTAGTATGGGTAGTGTTTCGCGTTTCCACTTCACGGTGGTGCGCACCTTTCCGAGATGGTAAGTGGGAAGTATTTGTAAAGCTCCTGGTCCTGCTCAGTCAGTTTAATACCTTTGGTATCCTCCTCGTCGAACGAACCGATATCGAAGGCGTCCGCGGCATTTACCTCCCCTCGTGGAGGTATTAGCGGTGGGGTGTACTTCTGATAATAGACCTGGTTCCAGTCGATACCGGTGAAAAACGGATGTGCTTTCACTTCGTCCGCCCTGTCGAAGAAGGAAATGGATTTTTCGACAGCTCAATTAAACACTTTCCAACTGCTCGATTGATTGTGTCAAGCTTACCCTCCTCCTTTACAGCCTAATCGTTTATCAATGTCCCGCTGGAGCAGTCCCTCCAGCAGATCCCTCAGTTCTTTGCTAAACGATTCGGGCAGTTCAACGTTCTGTAAAATAGGGCCGAAAAAGCAGTGGACGATGAACACAGTTTGCAGTTTTATTGCTTCCGCAACCGCATCAACTTACCATCGTCAGTGTCATCCGGTCGATCTCGTGCTTGTCCTTGGTTTTATGCTGCCGAAATGGCGAGTGGCCCTTCAGCAGCTTGTACAGCATGCAACCGAAGCTAAACCAGTCGGCACTGGAGTCGTACGGTGTTCCTTTCGATAGCACTTCCGGCGCCATATAGCCGTGCGTTCCGACCGAGGCGTGAGGTTTCTTCTTGCTAAAGTCACAGGCCAGCCCCAAATCCGAGATCCGCACGTGGCCGTTCTCGTCCAGCAGAATGTTGGCCGGCTTCAGGTCCCGATAGACGATGAAGCGCTTGTGCATATGCTCCAGCCCGAGAATgacctagatttttttttgttattaaggGAAAACGATTATAGTATACGAAAACGATAGATGGAACTAGCGGGGAAAATTAAAACGGAAATGATGCAGATAAGGTTTCATTCGATTTTTCGCCTGTCCAGTCCAGGCAAGCCGATGGACAGCTATTTCCACTGAGCGCGAATGAGTgactgtgtgtgtatgtatgtatgtatgtatgtgccgacAGGACGTGGGTGTGGACGAAGATGGTGGCACATGCCACCACACACAGAACTACGGATTCCATTTCATCGTTTGTTCGAGGATATACTC encodes:
- the LOC129722175 gene encoding G protein-coupled receptor kinase 1 isoform X1, which produces MADLEAVLADVSYLMAMEKSKCMPAARASKKIVLPDPSVRSVMHKYLEKENEVNFDKIFNQVLGYLLFRDFCDNFSDEPVPHLKFYEEIKAYEKTECHDERRKQARDIYDNFIMKEMLSHTHEYSKEAVAHVQKYLMKNEVPVNLFEPYIDEIFHHLRGEPFRKFLESDKYTRFCQWKNLELNIQLTMNDFSVHRIIGRGGFGEVYGCRKADTGKMYAMKCLDKKRIKMKQGETLALNERTMLSLVSTGVDCPFIVCMTYAFHTPDKLCFILDLMNGGDLHYHLSQHGVFNESDMKFYAAEVILGLEHMHKRFIVYRDLKPANILLDENGHVRISDLGLACDFSKKKPHASVGTHGYMAPEVLSKGTPYDSSADWFSFGCMLYKLLKGHSPFRQHKTKDKHEIDRMTLTMNVELPESFSKELRDLLEGLLQRDIDKRLGCKGGGADEVKAHPFFTGIDWNQVYYQKYTPPLIPPRGEVNAADAFDIGSFDEEDTKGIKLTEQDQELYKYFPLTISERWQQEVSETVFETVNNEADRLEQKRKAKHKQRFDADEKDSDCILHGYIKKYSGSFASVWQTRYAKLYPNRLELHTDSGSTKPELVFMDQVEEVSADFVQFKNEQCIQIRFRDGIRDGKLILTMSDEIGLKEWALSLRGAHKESQELLGSMAKKAGKIYGTEREASKANVLISSSGANANSGSAATTGSTLAQKNANGSSN
- the LOC129722175 gene encoding G protein-coupled receptor kinase 1 isoform X2; amino-acid sequence: MADLEAVLADVSYLMAMEKSKCMPAARASKKIVLPDPSVRSVMHKYLEKENEVNFDKIFNQVLGYLLFRDFCDNFSDEPVPHLKFYEEIKAYEKTECHDERRKQARDIYDNFIMKEMLSHTHEYSKEAVAHVQKYLMKNEVPVNLFEPYIDEIFHHLRGEPFRKFLESDKYTRFCQWKNLELNIQLTMNDFSVHRIIGRGGFGEVYGCRKADTGKMYAMKCLDKKRIKMKQGETLALNERTMLSLVDCPFIVCMTYAFHTPDKLCFILDLMNGGDLHYHLSQHGVFNESDMKFYAAEVILGLEHMHKRFIVYRDLKPANILLDENGHVRISDLGLACDFSKKKPHASVGTHGYMAPEVLSKGTPYDSSADWFSFGCMLYKLLKGHSPFRQHKTKDKHEIDRMTLTMNVELPESFSKELRDLLEGLLQRDIDKRLGCKGGGADEVKAHPFFTGIDWNQVYYQKYTPPLIPPRGEVNAADAFDIGSFDEEDTKGIKLTEQDQELYKYFPLTISERWQQEVSETVFETVNNEADRLEQKRKAKHKQRFDADEKDSDCILHGYIKKYSGSFASVWQTRYAKLYPNRLELHTDSGSTKPELVFMDQVEEVSADFVQFKNEQCIQIRFRDGIRDGKLILTMSDEIGLKEWALSLRGAHKESQELLGSMAKKAGKIYGTEREASKANVLISSSGANANSGSAATTGSTLAQKNANGSSN